A window of uncultured Methanoregula sp. genomic DNA:
CCGTTTCTGCAAGGATCTTTTCGTAATGATCGTAAAAAAACCGGACCTCCCCATAGGTTGCGGGCTTTTTCCCCCGCAGGGGTTTCATTCCATTGATGAGGTCCCGGGTGCACCCGGCCTCCCTGTGAATACGGGCCATGGTTTATTGTTCAGAATGGGTGTCCGGGAGCATAAGGTTCACTCATTCGTCAGGACCAGTCCCGGTGATTCGCTCCGGTGAGGGTGTTGGTTTCGCGAGAGAGGTTTGATTTTGAGATAATGCAGAGTGACATCGTTGATTATATGATATCTTTCCGGCAGCCATGCCAAAACGCTGATGACATGCCCTGATCCGGTTACTCCTTTCCCGCACGGCGGGGAGATCTTTTTGCCGGATTGGGCCAAGTTCCACACTCGGTGCAATCGGCCATGAGAGCGGATCATTTGCAAAGAAAATAAGGCTTCGGATTTTGAAAAGGAGATATAATAACTTAGTTTTAGCAAATAACAAGAAATTGCCACCAACAAGCAGATAAAAATAAAAATGAAGATAAACATTAAAACTGATTAATCATTTCCGTGTGATGCTATGTCAACTTCAGATAACTCAAAAATCGAAGAATATGGAGAGGAAGATACTAAGGAACTTAAAATCGATCGTCAAGACATTTCTGAAGCGGTTACATGGGGAACTGATTGGACAGTTGAAACAATTTTCAACCAATTAGAAAAAGGGAATATTTGGTTGAATCCAAAATTTCAGCGAAGAAATGCATGGAATGAGGTGAAAAAAAGTAAGTTGATCGAATCATTAATTTTGGGTTTACCCGTTCCTGAAATCATTTTTGCCGAAAGTAAAGAAAAAAAGGGAACCTATATTGTTATCGATGGAAAACAAAGACTATTATCCATTAGGTGTTTTCTTGCAAAACCCGATGATTTAATTTTTAAACCTTTCAAATTAGTCGGATTAGAAATTCTTACCGAATTAAATGGGAAAAATTATCAGGATATCGGTAATTATCCTCATTTTTCTCAATACAAATCTGAGTTAGATAATCAGGCAGTGAGAACGGTAATAATTAAAAATTGGGGAAAAGATAGCTTTTTGTTTTCAATTTTTTACCGATTAAATACTGGTAGCGAGCCGTTAGCTCCCCAAGAATTACGACAAGCGTTACATCCTGGAAGATTTGTTGAATATATTGACGATTTTGCTATCAAGAGCGCCGGAATTAAAAAAATGCTAAAAAATACTCAACCAGATTCGAGAATGCGGGATACGGAAATGGCAATACGGTATTTAGCATTTAAAAATTTATTCAAAGAATATGATGGAAAACTCAAGGATTTTCTCGATGACTGTTGCGAATTATTGAATGCTCGATGGATGGATGAAGAAGACAATATTAAAAGTCAAACAAACGAATTAGAAGAAGCAATAAAATTTACATTTGAAATTTTTGGGCCGCAGGCATTCAGTAAATATCAAAAATCGCGTTTTATTAATAAATTTAATAGGGCAGTTTTTGACATCATGGTGTTTTATTTTTCTGATCCAGAAGTCCGAAAGAAGGCATTACCAAAGAAAAAGAAAATTTGTGAAAAGTTTATAGAGTTATGTAAAAGCGATTCAGAATTCTTTGATTCTTTCGGTGCAGGTACGAAAACTCTAGATAAAACCGTTAAAAGATTTTCCTGTTGGGGGAACAACCTCTCAATAATTATCCAACTTCCGTTAAAGATACCATCTGAGGTGAATGGGAGAATTAATATTTCTTATACAAATTGAGGTAATCAATGCCTTCAAATTCAAAAAGATTTCAAGAATTAGAGAAAAGCATTAATTATCTAACTGGATTTTTACTACCTTCACAAAAACCATCCGCAGATTATTCGTTAGAAGAATTAATTCGAATGAGAAGTCATCGAATTTTAATTCATGCTGAGATAGAAAGTTATTTTGAAGATATTGCCGTCGACAAGATCAGAACAGCAGCAGCGGAATATAAAATGACCAAAAAAACGGGTCCTGTATTAGCAGCGTTATTTGCCTGTTCTCAAAGACAGACTCCGGTAAAATTGCCCGATACTCACAATAAAAATCGAAATTTTTTTGAAAATAGATTGGATGAAGAATCAACAATTTTTCACAATATGGTTAAAAACAATCACGGTATTCATCAAAACAACATTTTACAATTATTATTATCTATTGGTGTTTGTGAAACAGAAATCGATCAAACACTGCTTATCGATTTAGATCAACTTGGTACGCAACGAGGAGAATTTGCACACACCTCAATTTCGAATAAAACCAAACAAAAATTTGATCCTTCAATTGAACGAAATCGAATTAAGTTATGGATTCCCGTAATTCAAAAAATTGACCTTATAATAATGGGACTAAAGTAAATGGGAACTTAATTCATTCATTTTTCCATCGAATTAAATCGGGAACTAAATCAGAGAATTGTTTGAGGATTCCCTCGATTTTTGTGTTGGTTTTAAAGTTATATGCTGATGTTAAATAATCTGAGTCAATGTAAACTCCATCAAGATATTTTTCTGCCAGGGCTCTATCTTTCGTCGGTTCATCATGCGACCCCCAT
This region includes:
- a CDS encoding HEPN domain-containing protein, translating into MPSNSKRFQELEKSINYLTGFLLPSQKPSADYSLEELIRMRSHRILIHAEIESYFEDIAVDKIRTAAAEYKMTKKTGPVLAALFACSQRQTPVKLPDTHNKNRNFFENRLDEESTIFHNMVKNNHGIHQNNILQLLLSIGVCETEIDQTLLIDLDQLGTQRGEFAHTSISNKTKQKFDPSIERNRIKLWIPVIQKIDLIIMGLK
- a CDS encoding DUF262 domain-containing protein → MSTSDNSKIEEYGEEDTKELKIDRQDISEAVTWGTDWTVETIFNQLEKGNIWLNPKFQRRNAWNEVKKSKLIESLILGLPVPEIIFAESKEKKGTYIVIDGKQRLLSIRCFLAKPDDLIFKPFKLVGLEILTELNGKNYQDIGNYPHFSQYKSELDNQAVRTVIIKNWGKDSFLFSIFYRLNTGSEPLAPQELRQALHPGRFVEYIDDFAIKSAGIKKMLKNTQPDSRMRDTEMAIRYLAFKNLFKEYDGKLKDFLDDCCELLNARWMDEEDNIKSQTNELEEAIKFTFEIFGPQAFSKYQKSRFINKFNRAVFDIMVFYFSDPEVRKKALPKKKKICEKFIELCKSDSEFFDSFGAGTKTLDKTVKRFSCWGNNLSIIIQLPLKIPSEVNGRINISYTN